The sequence below is a genomic window from Ciona intestinalis chromosome 1, KH, whole genome shotgun sequence.
tatattgtatatcaTTGTAAACATGCTAAGAGTAAAGATGAGGCTTTATGGCAAATAACTCATATTCTGTATGCAATTCAACACGCTTTTTCTTATATGCGTACTCAATGTGATAATATTcatttttggtttttaaaaaatgattaaaatttacGCGGTCCTAAATTgaggtgattttttttgcgcTGTCACTTAAACGCAAGTCACTcgatttttaacttttcactTCACAGAAACTTGGGAGGATTCAATGTCGAATATACCACAGCGGTGCGATGGTAATGGCAGCAGAAATCTAAGCAGAGGAAGAACGACGTATTCTGTTGACCAGGTAACatgtatgtttaaatatgAGAAACTTTGCGTAGTTTAACACATATGGGCTGTGATGTTACTGCCTTGCAATTGCTTGACTTTTTAACGCTTTTACTCTGTCGACTTGTCACGATAAGCTATGTATGCTTTAAGAGGAAAACGTATTTTATGTCACAGATAACAGAGCTGGAAAAACTGTTTACACGCAACGCATACCCAACGCCCCAATCCCGCCAAGAGCTTGCTCGAAATATTAGAGTACCTGAAGGGAAAGTAAAGGTATAATGCGTGTacttaaaatgtatgtttttatgtatagtttttttctgttttttgaTAATATTTGAGTCGTTAACATTGTATAGGCTACAAACTACATACACTGTGAAGTTACGGTGGTTTATTAAAGGCGTAAGTGGTGCATATTACCGTTTGCAGCAATGATGCGCTGTTATTAAATTTGCATAAATTACATCACTCTAAATTTATGATGAAAATGTGTTTCATCAatctgtaaaacatttttgtttttttctccaGATATGGTTCCAAAATCGGCGAGCAAGAGCCAAAAAGCAGCGTATGCTTTCAAGTAACAGCTGGAGAGTCGGGCTGCAACAAACCGCTTTCGCGCCTCTACCCGTGCGCCAAGAACAGtcaaacaacaataataactcGATCGTAAACGAAGCGGGTGCTGCGAAAAATCCAGCTATCAATCTGTCGAGCCAGGTTGTGCCGAACTGGGAATATCCTCAGGGTGGGCCATCTCAAAATCAAGAAGGCGCAAGTCACACTTCCTTATCCCTCTCCTGCCTCTCGCTTCGAAACCAAGCGAAACATAACTCCTTACCCAGTACGACTGACTCTGCTGCAAAGAATAGCGCCGAGCACCCGCCAACGCTTCCGCTTTGCCCTgataacagttttaaattttacactgGGTCGTGGCGGGACGTGTCAAAATATGAGAGGACGGACTTCGAACACAATGAGGCCTTTCCCAGTCGTTTTCCGGTGATCAACAATTCACAAAGCCACATCGATAGGAGTACGGCGCGATTTTCAAATGTTGCCAGCAGCATGTCTCCAAGCATGCAGTCGCCTTGGTTCCAACACGGTGGTTATTCAGCTCCTGCTGCAATGAGCAGCCCTCCTTCAGCAGAAGGAACTGGTTTATCTATTGCTACAGTTGAGTCACTTTCTGCACCCGTTGCTAACGATAAAGGTGCTGCTACGTCTCTTGTGACGCCTGCACCCCACTGTGAACAGCACAGTCGGAATAAACTACCGAATGACGCAAACTCGACTGGCTATTACAAAGGTGCATACGACCTAAAGGTAATTTCGTCTGGGTATAAAGCAAATGTTCTTTCGGGTCGATATTCTCCATATCTGAGCCCACCCACGAGCACCGCTCTCCTTCGTTCTCCACCGCCTATAAGAAGATTTGTTTTCCCTTTCAAAAATCTCATGGAAACCTCTAGGAACTCAGTCGCACCTGTTGGTCCAAATAATGTTCACGAAAACGTAGATTTAACAACTAGAACGAACTGTGCAAAGAACTTCATGACCCTCAATACTCATACAACATCTGAGGCCGGTCCTCACTTTTGCCCTCGACAATCAAGCCACTGTTTCGTCGACAGTAAAGTAGGTAGCCAACCAATTGATGTAAATATGGCTACAAACCCAAATTTGCGAACCCTCGCACCTACGTTCAATTTAAAACCGTACCAGATGCAAAAGAATGACTTCGACACTGCTGCCTGTGGAACAAGTTTATCAAAACAACAGCGTTTTAATTGGCAAATGAACAGTGACCGCTGGCAGCATATTAATCAGTGGAATTCTACCAGCAGTATGCAAAAATACCAACCACAAGCGACGTTCACTTCCAACGCAATGCATTGTCGAGAACGGGGCATGCCTGGCCAAATGTGGCCACACCACCAGCAGGGATATGGAAACAGCAAGAACTGCAACGTTGCAAACTGGCCGCGTATGTATCCTAATAACGGGTCTCACGTTATTGAAACCGAAACTCGTTGTCCGTCTAACGGTTCGGAGGAAAGCGGTTCTAGTGCGGATGCCCAGAAAAGGGAAACTGCGCAGGGTGTTTGGTCGGTGAGCGAGCTTATCCCTGGTACCCAACCCCCTTCGTCGGCCCCAATGGTCGGTTAGAAATTGAAGAAGGATTTAATCGCGTATAAAGttcaatttattgttttactctTTTTATGAAACCCTGTGTTGATTATTTCAGCTGCTACAATCCAATTGTTTTGAAACGTGTGTGTTCCtgaagttttatttcttttttttgccaAGCTTGCCTttatgagtttttttttatttgcagtaAATCACATTCAATAAGTAGTCACGTTTTGCGGTAAATCACATTGCCTTTATTTTGCAGTAATTCACATTCTAATAAATCACATGCGGAAGTCACATATTCCCCGGTTATTTTGTGTTCGCCAAACTATACCTATGTATTCTGCtccaatgaaaaaaatcacagttataaattcaagttgtaaaaaacaaagttctCGAGCATGCGCAGTCTTCAATTCCAATTATTGCCGAAGTAGGCGCCACACAGCGTTCCAAACCTACCGCGTTTATAAAGAGCGATCCTTAATACGGCCCTGAGCCACCGTCGCACTTATGTCTCGGATTACTCATACTTCAAAACGGTTCCGTCGTAAATCAAATGATTAATGATCTCTAACCGTATCCAGCATTGTTCTTTCGTCCAAAGCCGTTGAAAGCGAAGGAATCAGCTGCCAGACCATGTCGTTATAATACGTTGGAAAATGGAATTTAAACGAACACCGGAAAGGCGATCAGCTTTCTTTAtgcaaaagttttaaaatgaaactgcAACACGTGCACATACGAGCGACGTTTACAAGGGTTACACGGatgtataaatatttccaaGAACCGTTACAGCTGTATTAATTCGTTTGATTGACTTGTGGGATTGGGTGCTAAATCGTTCGAAGAGGAAACGTTTGTCTGGCCAAGGCAGGACCCCTCTACCTATTAAGACTCCTAAAACAATGGCGTCAGCGAGAGTTGTCACTTCTGACAGGCAGCACTGAATCGAAACCAGCGGGAAAGGTCGTGGGAAAAAGGAAGTGGCCGAATTTCTACACATCCTTCATCCGAAGCCTACGCTGCCATAGTCGCAATAAACAGATTACTAGCAGAGCTTAACGATCAGCGTTTTCCTGTCGGATTGCACTTCGTCTACTATGACATGACTCTTGCAAGTTCGACAACATACACGCTTCCTGGCTATGTAAAAAATCACATAGAGAAACTTTCTGATAGTCGCTGGTTTATTCACCAACATAGAATCCTCCAAATCATACCAAATCCTTCATTATGTTTCCATACGTTATACTTCTGTGATACATCTCGTGTTGCTTTGATTTCGCTCCATATATGAACCTCGAAACATTTTGGAACGTTACGTATTGATTATTGACTGTTTAAGCTAAGTTCACAgaagtgacgtaataaatagGTGATGTAATCATTTACCTTTTTGAAATGCAATTAAGTTTCGTGAATACAATATAGAGTAGAGtggaaaagatgggatacttttcattctattttctcgtttcattgggtaataaacaaagaacatataaagaattataaaaccgcatcctctcGACTTATGTAAACCGtcgttagttgtttaaaacacaatcaggatgtttggatattatgtgccaaatgtgtcccatcttaccccacagtaccatctTTTTTGTCGGCAGTTTTTGGCGGTTCGCTAAGTAACCGACGGTTTCCACCCGTAAAGAATAATTATATAATGGCATTTGTTGATTTGAGTTGTATTCAAAATCGCCCTATCTTTAGATATTAACAACTTATTGCATTCGGTAACATTTCGCTCCATGTACTCCGTACCAGTTTGAACAGGACTCCTGGTGTTGCCAATCATTTGAAATAGCCCCAAGCATCAGTATTCGGCGCCATTTTATGATCGAAACACGTCCTATAATCAATCTTTCAGCCAATCAGTTAATATTACATTTCCCTGATTATTTACTAGGGTGCGAAAACGATTTTCATCGCCAACGTACGTGTTAGAAGTGATATTTATCCCCATCTAGCGGATTCATGTTTACGTATGGTAGCGTTCTTGATTTTAGGAATcggtcattttttattttaagaatcTGTCTTCGGCTTAGAACGCGTTTTCGATACATGCTAATCATGGCTAATAAAATCATACATGAATATGCTTTAATTTTCGacagttttacattttctgtctccatttttactttaaaaataggACATTTTCTGAGTAGCAATGTAACAAACCGATAACTGACGCTACCAGCATCAACCCATAGGTTTTTTAAAGTGATTTCGTAAATATAACTTAAGTTTAGTGAGGCACCGAATTGGGGCTGGAAACCCAAAACCGATGTTCGTTGTTGTAACTGTCCACATTTGGCACCAGAGAGAATAAAGCAGTGTGTTCCGAAAAGTTATACATGGAACTATGTACGTCATATTTATAAGTCGTATAGGTATAAGTATAAGTTTTGGCATCTGTCATTTATGTAACTAGTTAATGTCGAGGTcacagtaagttttatttggatttgaatgtatttttactaGTCATTTAAATAGTAGTGATTGCTCTTTTAACACAATATTTGTTCTCACTTCTATTTGCAtggcaatttaaaaaaaagtttctatCTGTAGAAAGTTAAAGGCAGGGCATTACTGCATTAATATTTTGGCACTGACAATACACAAATGAAGTAAAATGGGTATAGGTTGCAGCTCATTTGCTCATCTAGAAGACAACGAATATTTGAAGCGACTGTCAAGCAACGTTTCCATTTCGGAAAATGACCCTTTTTGGAATCAattgttttcattcactttgtCCGCACCACGAGATAGAAATGAAGCAATTTTGCTCGAAGAGGCAACTGAGACTTTTTGCAAGATGCTAGTTGATCACAACCAACACACTGGGAATTTCACATCTTTATTGAAAGTTTTTCTTTCCCGTTTTTCCGAACTCAAGTCGTCTGCGGAGTGCGATGACCAGTTATTTATATGGCAGTCAAGAAATGCTATGTTTGTGATTCAACACTTATGTAAGTTTTTAGCTGAAAACACAACGGAAATGAAAATGATGGAACAGTTCGGAGCCCGATCCTTGGTCGAGAGACAAAAAGATTTAACCTCAGGGTCCGTATTTGAAGGAACAGAGAATGTGAATTACGCTCATGAGCTGTTAAGTGCATTAATGGACATTATTATACATGTCCCAATACTCGATTTCACATACTCTCTTCATATTGAAGCTTTAAACACAATTCTTGTCTTACTTTCGGTTCAAATGTTTGTCCCATCACCAGGGGATAACGGCCCCATATATCGCATTTTAATGACAGGTCAATGCGCCGCAAAAGCAAACAACTTCATGCGAGCTTTGCTGCAAAACTTTATAGAGCAACGACCATCACCAGAAGCAGGTTCAAGAGAAAATGGTGGCGGTAGTTTTGTGATCGGAATTGCATCTGCTGTTGCAAGTGGATTATGGAGTGCACTGAAACTTGGTGGGAAAAAGGATAGTGGAGTTTCAAAAGAATTAACGTCAGAACTTGGACCTCCTACCATTGGTCGCCAAAGTGCCTTACTTATTCTTGCTTTGATAAATCATCAGAGTTATGTTGACCC
It includes:
- the prd-b gene encoding transcription factor protein (The RefSeq protein has 6 substitutions compared to this genomic sequence) produces the protein MSDREAVISTIAPLTSTEVCENDPLPVNGSADIVDSPTNLRQVIESKPGNEFSERDALYNKHSYSIQLGSYDGGQYCTTFPSIPNITLSNHSASRLPLQQNGFGIPASRQNQNIVLQDRTPHDHFHGFVPETWEDSMSNIPQRCDGNGSRNLSRGRTTYSVDQITELEKLFTRNAYPTPQSRQELARNIRVPEGKVKIWFQNRRARAKKQRMLSSNSWRVGLQQTGFAPLPVRQEQSNNNNNSIVNEAGAAKNPAINLSSQVVPNWEYPQGGPSQNQEGASHTSLSLSCLSLRNQAKHNSLPSTTNSAAKNSAEHPPTLPLCPDNSFKFYTGSWRDVSKYERTDFEHNEAFPSRFPVINNSQSHIDRSTARFSNVASSMSPSMQSPWFQHGGYSAPAAMSSPPSAEGTGLSIATVESLSAPVANDKGAATSLVTPAPHCEQHSRNKLPNDANSTGYYKGAYDLKVISSGYKANVLSGRYSPYLSPPTSTALLRSPPPIRRFVFPFKNLMETSRNSVAPVGPNNVHENVDLTTRTNCAKNFMTLNTHTTSEAGPHFCPRQSSHCFVDSKVGSQPIDVNMATNPNLRTLAPTFNLKPYQMQKNDFDTAACGTSLSKQQRFNWQMNSDRWQHINQWNSTSSMQKYQPQATFTSNAMHCRERSMPGQMWPHHQQEYGNSKNCHVANWPRMYPNNGSHVIETETRCPSNGSEESGSSADAQKRETAQGVWSVSELIPGTQPPSSAPMVG
- the prd-b gene encoding transcription factor protein isoform X3; translated protein: MSDREAVISTIAPLTSTEVCENDPLPVNDSADIVDSPTNLRQVIESKPGNEFSERDALYNKHSYSIQLGSYDGGQYCTTFPSIPNITLSNHRLPLQQNGFGIPASRQNQNIVLQDRTPHDHFHGFVPETWEDSMSNIPQRCDGNGSRNLSRGRTTYSVDQITELEKLFTRNAYPTPQSRQELARNIRVPEGKVKIWFQNRRARAKKQRMLSSNSWRVGLQQTAFAPLPVRQEQSNNNNNSIVNEAGAAKNPAINLSSQVVPNWEYPQGGPSQNQEGASHTSLSLSCLSLRNQAKHNSLPSTTDSAAKNSAEHPPTLPLCPDNSFKFYTGSWRDVSKYERTDFEHNEAFPSRFPVINNSQSHIDRSTARFSNVASSMSPSMQSPWFQHGGYSAPAAMSSPPSAEGTGLSIATVESLSAPVANDKGAATSLVTPAPHCEQHSRNKLPNDANSTGYYKGAYDLKVISSGYKANVLSGRYSPYLSPPTSTALLRSPPPIRRFVFPFKNLMETSRNSVAPVGPNNVHENVDLTTRTNCAKNFMTLNTHTTSEAGPHFCPRQSSHCFVDSKVGSQPIDVNMATNPNLRTLAPTFNLKPYQMQKNDFDTAACGTSLSKQQRFNWQMNSDRWQHINQWNSTSSMQKYQPQATFTSNAMHCRERGMPGQMWPHHQQGYGNSKNCNVANWPRMYPNNGSHVIETETRCPSNGSEESGSSADAQKRETAQGVWSVSELIPGTQPPSSAPMVG
- the prd-b gene encoding transcription factor protein isoform X2; protein product: MSDREAVISTIAPLTSTEVCENDPLPVNDSADIVDSPTNLRQVIESKPGNEFSERDALYNKHSYSIQLGSYDGGQYCTTFPSIPNITLSNHSRLPLQQNGFGIPASRQNQNIVLQDRTPHDHFHGFVPETWEDSMSNIPQRCDGNGSRNLSRGRTTYSVDQITELEKLFTRNAYPTPQSRQELARNIRVPEGKVKIWFQNRRARAKKQRMLSSNSWRVGLQQTAFAPLPVRQEQSNNNNNSIVNEAGAAKNPAINLSSQVVPNWEYPQGGPSQNQEGASHTSLSLSCLSLRNQAKHNSLPSTTDSAAKNSAEHPPTLPLCPDNSFKFYTGSWRDVSKYERTDFEHNEAFPSRFPVINNSQSHIDRSTARFSNVASSMSPSMQSPWFQHGGYSAPAAMSSPPSAEGTGLSIATVESLSAPVANDKGAATSLVTPAPHCEQHSRNKLPNDANSTGYYKGAYDLKVISSGYKANVLSGRYSPYLSPPTSTALLRSPPPIRRFVFPFKNLMETSRNSVAPVGPNNVHENVDLTTRTNCAKNFMTLNTHTTSEAGPHFCPRQSSHCFVDSKVGSQPIDVNMATNPNLRTLAPTFNLKPYQMQKNDFDTAACGTSLSKQQRFNWQMNSDRWQHINQWNSTSSMQKYQPQATFTSNAMHCRERGMPGQMWPHHQQGYGNSKNCNVANWPRMYPNNGSHVIETETRCPSNGSEESGSSADAQKRETAQGVWSVSELIPGTQPPSSAPMVG
- the prd-b gene encoding transcription factor protein isoform X1: MSDREAVISTIAPLTSTEVCENDPLPVNDSADIVDSPTNLRQVIESKPGNEFSERDALYNKHSYSIQLGSYDGGQYCTTFPSIPNITLSNHSASRLPLQQNGFGIPASRQNQNIVLQDRTPHDHFHGFVPETWEDSMSNIPQRCDGNGSRNLSRGRTTYSVDQITELEKLFTRNAYPTPQSRQELARNIRVPEGKVKIWFQNRRARAKKQRMLSSNSWRVGLQQTAFAPLPVRQEQSNNNNNSIVNEAGAAKNPAINLSSQVVPNWEYPQGGPSQNQEGASHTSLSLSCLSLRNQAKHNSLPSTTDSAAKNSAEHPPTLPLCPDNSFKFYTGSWRDVSKYERTDFEHNEAFPSRFPVINNSQSHIDRSTARFSNVASSMSPSMQSPWFQHGGYSAPAAMSSPPSAEGTGLSIATVESLSAPVANDKGAATSLVTPAPHCEQHSRNKLPNDANSTGYYKGAYDLKVISSGYKANVLSGRYSPYLSPPTSTALLRSPPPIRRFVFPFKNLMETSRNSVAPVGPNNVHENVDLTTRTNCAKNFMTLNTHTTSEAGPHFCPRQSSHCFVDSKVGSQPIDVNMATNPNLRTLAPTFNLKPYQMQKNDFDTAACGTSLSKQQRFNWQMNSDRWQHINQWNSTSSMQKYQPQATFTSNAMHCRERGMPGQMWPHHQQGYGNSKNCNVANWPRMYPNNGSHVIETETRCPSNGSEESGSSADAQKRETAQGVWSVSELIPGTQPPSSAPMVG